From the genome of Gemmatimonadota bacterium, one region includes:
- the fdhD gene encoding formate dehydrogenase accessory sulfurtransferase FdhD produces MSESHPPAPPLDAVEESPVWLELNGVPVVTWMCTPDALDELVVGWLFGEGYIETPADIVRMRPCTRELGFWVDIDPARVATVEGMSRRRILASGCGSVTAFLGSLADVPRRKGTVPAVDTPALRAVFKELFALGTRYKETGGIHAAALTDGQSLFHHAEDIGRHNAVDKVFGAALQAGRSPADMILLVTGRISGELAFKAARAGVAAVATPSVPSTIAVEIARAADMLLIARAVSGAPQLHDPRTTR; encoded by the coding sequence ATGAGCGAATCCCACCCCCCTGCGCCGCCGCTCGACGCCGTGGAGGAATCCCCGGTCTGGCTCGAGCTCAACGGCGTGCCGGTCGTCACGTGGATGTGCACCCCCGACGCGCTCGACGAGCTCGTGGTCGGGTGGCTCTTCGGCGAGGGATACATCGAGACGCCGGCCGACATCGTGCGCATGCGCCCCTGCACCAGAGAGTTGGGGTTCTGGGTCGACATCGACCCGGCGCGCGTGGCGACGGTCGAGGGGATGTCGCGACGGCGGATCCTCGCCTCGGGGTGCGGATCGGTGACCGCCTTCCTCGGGAGCCTGGCCGACGTGCCGCGCCGGAAGGGGACGGTCCCGGCGGTCGACACGCCGGCGCTGCGCGCGGTCTTCAAGGAGCTCTTCGCCCTCGGAACGCGCTACAAGGAGACGGGGGGCATTCACGCCGCCGCGCTCACCGACGGGCAGTCGCTCTTCCACCACGCCGAAGACATCGGGCGGCACAACGCGGTCGACAAGGTCTTCGGGGCGGCGCTGCAGGCGGGGCGTTCGCCGGCCGACATGATCCTGCTCGTCACCGGGCGCATCTCGGGCGAGTTGGCCTTCAAGGCGGCGCGCGCCGGCGTGGCGGCGGTCGCCACGCCATCGGTCCCCTCGACGATCGCCGTCGAGATCGCCCGCGCCGCCGACATGCTGCTCATCGCCCGCGCCGTGAGCGGGGCGCCGCAGCTCCACGACCCGCGCACCACTCGTTAG
- the dacB gene encoding D-alanyl-D-alanine carboxypeptidase/D-alanyl-D-alanine-endopeptidase, producing MSSPRSRHALVALVAVALGAPAACAPRGTATSPAPRLSPAVALVRRTVDSMVADPKFRSAQLGILVVDPTTGDTLVSHNAGKLFIPASNQKILTGATALHLLGPDFRFSTTVSASGPVVDGEIRGDLVVSGTGDPSVSDHMAGDAMVPLRALADSLVARGVKRVTGALVPGADAFPDATLGFGWSYDDLDFAFSAGVDELYFNEGFSRVVVRGGAGAGDPPTARTMPARSVPRVRVWAQTTAPVATNGTAVRRARTVSIRQDSTDAATVIVEGTIAAGDSAVLTITHRDPARAYLLALHEALGERGIVVEGGVSPWRGNATYPLFSLMSPPLSQVLSYFEKPSQNQIGEILLRTLGRARANVGSADSGARVVRDQLLAWGAARDGFIVRDGSGLSRHDVITPETIVRVLDVMRRSPHFRLFYDALPVGGVDVTIANRMKGTPAQGNVHAKTGTLDMVRSLSGYVTTADGRLLLFSVLANHFTVPTREIERVQDTLAALLAGMRLTGGTP from the coding sequence ATGTCCTCGCCTCGCTCCCGACACGCCCTCGTCGCCCTCGTCGCGGTCGCCCTCGGCGCTCCTGCCGCCTGCGCCCCCCGCGGGACGGCGACGTCGCCGGCCCCGCGCCTGTCGCCTGCCGTCGCCCTGGTGCGCCGGACGGTCGACTCGATGGTCGCCGACCCCAAGTTTCGCAGCGCGCAGTTGGGGATCCTCGTCGTCGACCCGACCACGGGCGACACCCTCGTCTCGCACAACGCGGGGAAGCTCTTCATCCCCGCCTCCAACCAGAAGATCCTCACGGGGGCCACGGCGTTGCACCTGCTGGGGCCCGACTTCCGCTTCAGCACGACCGTCTCCGCCTCGGGCCCGGTCGTCGATGGCGAGATCCGCGGCGACCTCGTGGTGAGCGGAACCGGCGACCCGAGCGTGAGCGACCACATGGCGGGCGACGCCATGGTCCCGCTGCGCGCCCTGGCCGATTCGCTCGTGGCCCGCGGGGTGAAGCGCGTGACCGGGGCGCTCGTCCCCGGCGCCGATGCCTTCCCCGATGCCACGTTAGGCTTCGGGTGGTCATACGACGACCTCGACTTCGCCTTCTCGGCGGGGGTCGACGAACTGTACTTCAATGAGGGGTTCTCGCGCGTGGTGGTGCGCGGCGGCGCGGGGGCGGGAGACCCTCCGACGGCGCGCACGATGCCGGCCCGCTCGGTCCCGCGGGTGCGCGTGTGGGCGCAGACCACCGCGCCCGTCGCCACCAACGGGACGGCCGTGCGCCGCGCGCGAACTGTTTCCATCCGGCAGGACTCCACCGACGCCGCCACGGTCATCGTGGAAGGCACCATCGCGGCCGGCGACTCGGCCGTCCTCACGATCACCCACCGTGACCCGGCGCGCGCGTACCTGCTGGCGCTGCACGAGGCGCTGGGGGAGCGGGGGATCGTGGTGGAGGGGGGCGTCTCGCCGTGGCGCGGCAACGCCACCTACCCGCTCTTCTCCCTGATGTCGCCGCCGCTGTCGCAGGTGCTCTCGTACTTCGAGAAGCCGTCGCAGAACCAGATCGGCGAGATCCTGCTGCGCACGTTAGGCAGGGCGCGCGCCAATGTGGGGAGTGCCGACAGCGGGGCCCGCGTGGTGCGCGACCAACTCCTGGCCTGGGGGGCCGCACGCGACGGCTTCATCGTGCGCGACGGGAGCGGGCTCTCGCGGCATGACGTCATCACCCCGGAAACGATCGTCCGCGTCCTCGACGTCATGCGGCGCTCGCCCCACTTCAGGCTCTTCTACGACGCCCTCCCGGTGGGGGGCGTCGACGTCACGATCGCCAACCGCATGAAGGGGACCCCCGCCCAGGGAAACGTGCACGCCAAGACGGGGACACTCGACATGGTGCGCTCGCTCTCCGGCTATGTCACCACGGCCGACGGGCGCCTCCTGCTGTTCAGCGTGCTGGCCAACCACTTCACGGTCCCCACGCGCGAGATCGAGCGGGTGCAGGACACCCTCGCCGCGCTGCTCGCCGGCATGCGCCTGACGGGAGGGACTCCCTGA
- a CDS encoding 2,3-bisphosphoglycerate-independent phosphoglycerate mutase produces the protein MPRPNTRPVVLVVVDGFGHRDATEGNAVAMAKMPTWKSLWSKAPRTLLDASGLAVGLPAGQMGNSEVGHMNLGAGRVVKQDLVRIEEAITDRSFFHKPAFVQACAHVKATGGTLHLLGLLGDGGVHAMQSHLFALIDLAEQQGVGKVAIHALMDGRDTLPTNGYRYMEETLAKASGRAKIASLGGRYFGMDRDKRWERVKKWYDSVMGVGPSTDDPLAAIRAAYERGETDEFITPMVVTEDGAPVAPIRDGDAIIGFNYRSDRMRQMVRALTQPDFSGFDISTRPTRLHLATMTSYDETFSFPVAFAPFSMARIVAEVVSETGMTMFRTAETEKYPHVTYFYNGGIETPFAGEVRNLVPSPKVPTYDLQPEMSAAGVTDVLVEAIASGSYDFTLCNYANADMVGHTGSIPAVIKALETVDACLSRVIKAAEKAGARLLVTADHGNCEVMIDPETGGPHTAHTTNPVPIVVVDPDGDRPLRGGGALCDVGPTILSMLGIDQPTEMTGRSLRLLS, from the coding sequence ATGCCCCGTCCGAATACGCGCCCCGTGGTCCTCGTGGTCGTCGATGGCTTTGGCCATCGCGATGCCACGGAAGGTAATGCCGTTGCGATGGCGAAGATGCCGACCTGGAAGTCGCTCTGGTCCAAGGCGCCTCGCACCCTGCTCGATGCGTCCGGGCTGGCGGTGGGCCTCCCCGCCGGGCAGATGGGGAACAGCGAGGTCGGGCACATGAACCTGGGCGCCGGGCGCGTGGTCAAGCAGGACCTGGTGCGCATCGAGGAGGCGATCACCGACCGGTCGTTCTTCCACAAGCCGGCCTTCGTGCAGGCCTGTGCGCACGTGAAGGCGACGGGGGGAACGCTGCACCTGCTGGGGCTCCTGGGCGACGGCGGGGTGCACGCGATGCAATCGCATCTCTTTGCCCTCATCGACCTGGCCGAGCAGCAGGGGGTGGGCAAGGTGGCGATCCACGCGCTCATGGACGGGCGCGACACGCTGCCGACCAACGGCTACCGCTACATGGAGGAGACGCTCGCCAAGGCCAGCGGCCGCGCGAAGATCGCCTCGTTAGGTGGTCGTTACTTCGGGATGGACCGCGACAAGCGCTGGGAGCGGGTCAAGAAGTGGTACGACAGCGTGATGGGGGTCGGCCCGTCGACCGACGATCCGCTGGCCGCCATCCGTGCCGCCTACGAGCGCGGCGAGACCGACGAGTTCATCACCCCGATGGTGGTGACCGAAGACGGCGCGCCGGTGGCCCCGATCCGCGATGGCGATGCGATCATCGGCTTCAACTACCGCTCGGACCGCATGCGCCAGATGGTGCGGGCGCTCACCCAGCCCGACTTCAGCGGCTTCGACATCAGCACGCGCCCCACGCGGTTGCATCTGGCGACGATGACGTCGTACGACGAGACCTTCTCCTTCCCGGTGGCCTTCGCGCCGTTCTCCATGGCCCGCATCGTGGCCGAGGTGGTGTCGGAGACGGGGATGACGATGTTCCGCACGGCGGAAACCGAGAAGTACCCGCACGTGACCTATTTCTACAACGGCGGGATCGAGACGCCGTTCGCCGGCGAGGTGCGCAACCTCGTCCCGTCCCCCAAGGTGCCGACGTACGACTTGCAGCCGGAGATGTCGGCGGCGGGGGTGACCGACGTGCTGGTGGAAGCGATCGCGAGTGGATCGTACGACTTCACGCTGTGTAACTACGCCAATGCCGACATGGTGGGGCACACCGGGTCGATCCCGGCGGTGATCAAGGCGCTGGAGACGGTGGACGCGTGCCTGTCGCGTGTCATCAAGGCGGCGGAGAAGGCGGGGGCGCGACTCCTGGTCACCGCCGACCACGGGAACTGCGAAGTGATGATCGATCCGGAGACCGGGGGGCCGCACACGGCCCACACGACCAACCCGGTCCCGATCGTGGTCGTCGATCCCGATGGGGACCGCCCGCTGCGCGGGGGTGGGGCGTTGTGCGATGTGGGACCGACGATTCTCTCGATGCTGGGCATCGACCAACCGACTGAAATGACCGGGCGCTCGCTGCGCCTGCTGTCCTGA
- a CDS encoding molybdopterin molybdotransferase MoeA, producing the protein MLTVAEASARSLAGIAPLGIERVPLLDAVGRVLARDAVASYTLPHWDNSAMDGYAVRGADLAGASAQSPVRLAVQETVAAGEFPTKPVREGVCTRIMTGAPLPDGADTVVRVEDTDGGLDLVSIRDARDLRKNIRPRGEDFVAHDTVIPAGTPIAPAQVGVLASLGLPSVDVHRRPVVAILGSGDELVDLDRFHEVLAGRKIVTSNSYTISALVRSNGGIPLLLGNAADTPESLRALLEQATGVDLIITSAGASVGAFDYTREVLASLGARLDFWKVRMRPGAPIGFGTLHGTPWVGLPGNPVSVMVTFELFVRPVLRRLQGHARLFRHPVPVVLDEPVSIGARLTHFLRGIARPAEDGRMHARLTGPQGSGILTSMARANALLVVPEDRPRCEAGDVVNALLVGDDASLSESFAL; encoded by the coding sequence ATGCTGACGGTCGCCGAGGCCAGTGCGCGCAGCCTGGCCGGGATCGCACCACTCGGGATCGAGCGCGTTCCCCTGCTCGACGCCGTCGGTCGCGTCCTCGCCCGCGACGCCGTCGCCAGCTACACCCTCCCCCACTGGGACAACTCGGCGATGGACGGCTACGCCGTGCGCGGCGCCGACCTCGCCGGTGCGTCGGCCCAATCGCCCGTGCGCCTGGCGGTGCAGGAGACGGTCGCCGCTGGCGAATTCCCCACCAAGCCGGTGCGCGAAGGGGTCTGCACGCGCATCATGACCGGTGCGCCGCTCCCCGACGGAGCCGACACGGTGGTCCGCGTCGAGGACACCGACGGTGGACTCGACCTCGTCTCCATTCGCGACGCGCGCGACCTGCGCAAGAACATCCGTCCGCGCGGCGAGGACTTCGTCGCCCACGATACCGTCATCCCCGCCGGGACCCCCATCGCCCCCGCGCAGGTGGGAGTCCTGGCGTCGCTCGGCCTCCCCTCCGTGGACGTGCATCGTCGCCCGGTGGTCGCCATCCTGGGATCGGGCGACGAACTGGTCGACCTGGACCGGTTCCACGAGGTGCTGGCGGGGCGCAAGATCGTGACCTCCAACTCGTACACGATCAGCGCCCTCGTCAGGAGCAACGGCGGGATCCCGCTGTTGCTGGGGAACGCCGCCGACACGCCGGAGTCGCTGCGTGCGCTGCTGGAGCAGGCCACGGGGGTCGACCTGATCATCACCTCGGCCGGCGCCTCGGTGGGGGCGTTCGACTACACGCGCGAGGTGCTGGCCTCGTTAGGGGCGCGCCTCGACTTCTGGAAGGTGCGCATGCGCCCCGGGGCCCCCATCGGCTTCGGCACACTGCACGGCACGCCGTGGGTGGGGCTGCCGGGGAATCCGGTGAGCGTGATGGTCACCTTCGAGCTCTTCGTGCGCCCCGTCCTCCGGCGGCTGCAAGGGCACGCCCGCCTGTTTCGCCATCCCGTCCCCGTCGTCCTCGACGAGCCGGTGAGCATCGGGGCACGCCTCACGCACTTCCTGCGCGGGATCGCGCGCCCGGCCGAGGACGGGCGCATGCACGCACGCCTCACCGGTCCGCAGGGGTCGGGGATCCTCACGTCGATGGCCCGCGCCAACGCGCTGCTCGTCGTCCCCGAGGATCGTCCGCGCTGCGAGGCGGGTGACGTGGTCAACGCCCTCCTCGTGGGCGACGACGCCTCCCTCTCCGAGTCGTTCGCGCTGTGA
- a CDS encoding molybdenum cofactor guanylyltransferase codes for MHCTGVILAGGGATRFGGLPKGLELVGGRRIIDRVADALRDATDELLVVANDARAPDWLPGVRVAGDLRPGEGSLGGLHAALAHARGAVIVVAWDMPFVSAALLRRLRALGESGFDAALPESGSKRGVEPMCAWYAPPCLDAITAALDRGDRRVIAFFDAVRVARLGADAVATFGDPATLFLNVNTAQERDAAERCARAQPDDATTERQDDA; via the coding sequence ATGCACTGCACCGGGGTGATCCTCGCGGGAGGAGGCGCCACACGATTCGGCGGCCTCCCCAAGGGGCTGGAGCTGGTGGGCGGGCGCCGGATCATCGATCGCGTGGCCGACGCGTTGCGCGACGCCACCGACGAACTGCTCGTGGTCGCCAACGATGCACGCGCCCCGGACTGGCTCCCGGGGGTGCGCGTCGCCGGCGACCTGCGTCCGGGCGAAGGGAGCCTTGGCGGCCTGCACGCGGCGCTGGCCCACGCACGGGGCGCCGTGATCGTGGTCGCCTGGGACATGCCGTTCGTCTCCGCCGCGCTGCTGCGCCGGCTGCGCGCGTTAGGCGAGTCGGGGTTCGACGCCGCCCTCCCCGAGAGTGGCTCCAAGCGCGGCGTCGAACCGATGTGCGCGTGGTATGCCCCGCCCTGTCTCGACGCCATCACCGCCGCCCTCGACCGGGGCGACCGACGCGTGATCGCCTTCTTTGACGCCGTACGTGTCGCTCGCCTCGGTGCCGACGCGGTGGCGACGTTCGGCGACCCGGCGACGTTGTTCCTGAACGTGAACACGGCCCAGGAACGGGACGCGGCGGAACGGTGCGCGCGCGCGCAGCCGGACGACGCAACGACGGAACGGCAGGACGACGCCTGA
- the mobB gene encoding molybdopterin-guanine dinucleotide biosynthesis protein B: MPPLLSIVGRKHSGKTTLVVRLAAELRRRGVCVMTIKHGSHTFNLDPASTDTYRHFHEGEAERVAMISPDRFALVMRWSEELTPHEVAARFMSDADLVLCEGFKESSIPKLEVVRRAAHPTSLAEEGKIDVATLLAVVTDAPASIEGGRRFDLGEATWLEQLATFVQEWLAASQR, encoded by the coding sequence ATGCCCCCTCTCCTCTCCATCGTCGGCCGCAAGCACTCCGGCAAGACCACGCTCGTCGTGCGACTGGCGGCGGAACTTCGCCGGCGAGGGGTGTGCGTGATGACCATCAAGCACGGGTCGCACACCTTCAACCTCGACCCCGCCAGCACCGACACCTATCGCCACTTCCACGAGGGCGAAGCCGAGCGGGTGGCGATGATCTCCCCGGATCGTTTCGCGCTGGTGATGCGGTGGAGCGAGGAGCTGACCCCGCACGAGGTGGCGGCGCGGTTCATGTCCGACGCCGACCTGGTGCTCTGCGAGGGGTTCAAGGAGTCGTCGATCCCCAAGCTCGAGGTGGTGCGCCGCGCGGCACACCCCACGTCGCTTGCCGAGGAGGGGAAGATCGACGTGGCCACGCTGCTGGCGGTGGTCACCGACGCGCCGGCATCGATCGAGGGCGGGCGACGCTTCGACCTCGGGGAGGCGACGTGGCTCGAACAGCTCGCGACCTTCGTGCAGGAGTGGCTCGCGGCGTCGCAGCGCTGA
- a CDS encoding (Fe-S)-binding protein has product MSHVAFAFVLALALAFFSYNAQRLVRYLRIGNGDFRLNDIPRRVWNLFMIGIAQTKILRDPSAGPVHALVFWGFLVLQVGALEIILHGLIPGFSYASILPAPLHWLFLVSQELTAGAVLAAVAWLLYRRVVVKPKRLQGDGVHSGDAIFILSVIGGLMVTLIVTAAAERVLGADIPTMAQPLSAPLAGLLGWMSPGAATIVRNTSWWIHALLILTFLNYLPYSKHLHVIVSLPNTFLSNTSGPGTVGAMKPMDLEMETEVFGAADVTHLSWKNLLDGYACTECGRCTSVCPANLTGKLLSPRKIVVNTRQRLLEVAPVIVGGDDVFGMPFIGAAKGDDGTRAAVLEHKLLDNFITEEELWACTSCRACVYECPVSIDQLEIINEMRRNLVLTESRFPEEIQPAFESLERNGSPWAFQPSEREKWAEGMDVPTMAEMWERGERPDILFWVGCMGSFDDRAKKTTVAFARILQAAGIKFAILGQEESCNGDPARRMGNEYLYQMLAKQAIETLDRYEVTTIVTSCPHCFHQIGNEFPQLGGNYEVIHHSTYIERLLADEMVPLKHDDGQKLVMAYHDSCYLGRYNEIYDAPREALKRALPVVTLVEAPRSRDKGLCCGAGGGRMWMEERVGQRINVERKQELLATGADAVAVACPFCMTMLNDAGAKLESTVPVYDIAEVVAARLQTGDGRRETGG; this is encoded by the coding sequence CAACGACATCCCGCGCCGCGTCTGGAACCTGTTCATGATCGGCATCGCGCAGACGAAGATCCTGCGCGATCCATCAGCGGGGCCCGTGCATGCGCTCGTCTTCTGGGGCTTCCTCGTGCTGCAGGTCGGCGCGCTGGAGATCATCCTCCACGGCCTGATCCCGGGCTTCAGCTACGCCAGCATCCTCCCCGCGCCCCTGCACTGGCTCTTCCTCGTCTCGCAGGAGCTGACGGCGGGTGCGGTGCTGGCCGCGGTGGCCTGGCTCCTGTACCGCCGCGTCGTCGTGAAGCCCAAGCGGCTGCAGGGCGACGGCGTGCACTCGGGTGATGCGATCTTCATCCTCTCGGTGATCGGCGGGCTGATGGTCACGCTCATCGTCACGGCGGCGGCGGAGCGCGTGCTCGGCGCCGACATCCCGACCATGGCGCAGCCGTTGTCGGCGCCGCTGGCCGGGTTGCTCGGCTGGATGTCGCCGGGAGCTGCAACGATCGTCCGCAACACCAGCTGGTGGATCCACGCCCTGCTGATCCTCACCTTCCTGAACTACCTCCCGTACTCCAAGCACCTGCACGTCATCGTCTCGCTCCCCAACACCTTCCTCTCCAACACGAGCGGGCCGGGGACGGTGGGGGCGATGAAGCCGATGGACCTGGAGATGGAGACGGAGGTCTTCGGCGCCGCCGACGTCACGCACCTGAGCTGGAAGAACCTGCTCGACGGTTACGCCTGCACCGAGTGCGGACGCTGCACCTCGGTCTGCCCGGCGAACCTCACGGGGAAGCTGCTCTCGCCGCGCAAGATCGTGGTGAACACCCGGCAACGATTGCTCGAGGTGGCGCCGGTGATCGTCGGTGGCGACGACGTCTTCGGGATGCCGTTCATCGGCGCCGCGAAGGGCGACGACGGAACGCGCGCCGCGGTGCTCGAGCACAAGCTGCTCGACAACTTCATCACCGAGGAAGAGCTGTGGGCGTGCACGTCGTGCCGCGCCTGCGTGTACGAGTGCCCGGTCTCGATCGACCAGCTCGAGATCATCAACGAGATGCGGCGCAACCTCGTCCTCACCGAGTCGCGCTTTCCCGAGGAGATCCAGCCAGCCTTCGAGTCGCTGGAGCGCAACGGCTCGCCGTGGGCGTTCCAGCCGTCGGAGCGCGAGAAGTGGGCCGAGGGGATGGACGTGCCGACGATGGCCGAGATGTGGGAGCGCGGCGAGCGCCCGGACATCCTCTTCTGGGTCGGCTGCATGGGATCGTTTGACGATCGCGCCAAGAAGACGACGGTCGCCTTTGCCCGCATCCTGCAAGCGGCGGGGATCAAGTTCGCCATCCTCGGGCAGGAAGAGAGCTGCAACGGCGACCCGGCGCGCCGCATGGGGAACGAGTACCTCTACCAGATGCTGGCCAAGCAGGCGATCGAGACGCTCGACCGCTATGAGGTCACGACGATCGTCACCTCGTGCCCGCACTGCTTCCACCAGATCGGGAACGAGTTCCCGCAGCTCGGCGGCAACTACGAGGTGATTCACCACTCGACGTACATCGAGCGTCTGCTGGCCGACGAGATGGTCCCGCTCAAGCACGACGACGGGCAGAAGCTGGTGATGGCCTATCACGACTCCTGCTACCTGGGGCGCTACAACGAGATCTACGACGCCCCGCGCGAGGCGCTCAAGCGCGCGCTGCCGGTGGTCACCCTGGTCGAGGCGCCGCGGTCGCGCGACAAGGGGCTCTGCTGCGGCGCCGGCGGTGGGCGCATGTGGATGGAAGAGCGCGTGGGGCAGCGCATCAACGTCGAGCGCAAGCAGGAACTCCTTGCGACCGGCGCCGACGCCGTCGCGGTCGCCTGTCCGTTCTGCATGACGATGCTCAACGATGCCGGGGCCAAGCTGGAGAGCACGGTGCCGGTGTACGACATCGCCGAGGTGGTGGCGGCGAGACTGCAGACGGGAGACGGGAGACGGGAGACGGGAGGGTAG
- a CDS encoding 6-carboxytetrahydropterin synthase, with protein MTFAAAHRYRRPEWDDARNEAVFGLCARPNYHGHTYTCDVTVGGEIDEQTGFIVDLGELDRVLAREVRERYDHRNLNLDIPEFAEGKQIPSGENVARLIFGQLRAALGHLVDVVEVRVAEDVTLSSAYRGEGTSAAGTPPNA; from the coding sequence GTGACGTTCGCCGCGGCACATCGCTACCGCCGCCCGGAGTGGGACGATGCGCGCAACGAGGCGGTCTTCGGGCTGTGCGCACGCCCCAACTACCATGGCCACACGTACACCTGCGACGTGACGGTGGGGGGCGAGATCGACGAGCAGACAGGCTTCATCGTCGACCTCGGCGAACTCGATCGCGTGCTGGCGCGCGAGGTGCGCGAGCGCTACGACCATCGCAACCTCAACCTCGACATCCCCGAGTTTGCCGAGGGGAAGCAGATCCCGAGCGGGGAAAACGTCGCCCGCCTCATCTTCGGCCAGCTCCGCGCGGCGTTAGGCCACCTGGTGGATGTTGTCGAGGTGCGAGTGGCGGAGGATGTCACGCTCTCGTCGGCGTATCGCGGAGAAGGGACGAGCGCAGCGGGCACGCCGCCGAACGCCTAG
- a CDS encoding methyltransferase domain-containing protein gives MIWEDELAALRTRFDVTETEVTCGNRTFVLAHPRNADTLISEEDYVKDERLPYWADIWPSSRILAEHVVRHKGNGRRALELGCGSGLVACALAAAGYKVTATDYYPDALEFTRVNVARNTGQYPATRMVDWRDMPRDLGRFHVVVASDVLYEHTHGELVSDAVIATVRDDGYALIADPGRLSLESFLLSAEEGGLALTEHWTSPFAEGAQKHDIQLHVLRVR, from the coding sequence GTGATCTGGGAAGACGAGCTGGCCGCCCTCCGGACGCGCTTCGACGTCACGGAGACCGAGGTGACGTGCGGCAACCGGACGTTTGTCCTCGCGCACCCGCGCAACGCCGACACCCTCATCAGCGAGGAAGACTACGTCAAGGACGAGCGGCTCCCGTACTGGGCCGACATCTGGCCGTCGTCGCGCATCCTGGCCGAGCACGTCGTGCGCCACAAGGGGAACGGGCGGCGCGCCCTGGAACTCGGCTGCGGAAGCGGGCTCGTGGCGTGCGCGCTCGCCGCAGCGGGCTACAAGGTCACCGCCACCGACTACTACCCCGACGCGCTGGAGTTCACGCGGGTCAACGTGGCTCGCAACACCGGGCAGTACCCCGCCACGCGCATGGTCGACTGGCGCGACATGCCGCGCGACCTGGGGCGTTTCCACGTGGTGGTGGCGTCGGACGTGCTGTACGAACACACGCACGGCGAGCTGGTGAGCGATGCGGTGATCGCCACCGTGCGCGACGACGGCTACGCGCTCATCGCCGATCCGGGGCGGCTGTCACTGGAGTCGTTCCTGTTGAGCGCCGAGGAGGGCGGGCTGGCGCTGACCGAGCATTGGACGTCGCCCTTTGCGGAAGGGGCGCAGAAGCACGACATCCAGCTGCACGTGTTGCGGGTGCGTTAG